From a single Scylla paramamosain isolate STU-SP2022 chromosome 28, ASM3559412v1, whole genome shotgun sequence genomic region:
- the LOC135114667 gene encoding cell growth regulator with RING finger domain protein 1-like isoform X2: MVAILTAVLMTAAEISNIFSAVGVVICFICMVIFIMRVQGDMFGTSVVHVAQPPIAQMAYQKVEVPFSVGLHMAQDASFSDVQIKVRSQVNYALRSFWGVPSERLHMLLAAPWTGFFLHLMEEPSVGAEVVDEILREDVTESAESVKHISLAPDAPDLSLGSSPRRKYPLVGALIAIIHIKDGECQVPTCILHQYLKQYSGQLTKLEALYTQSSTTTTRESTRPEENTGEDEEEDIPIEEACVVCQIKRTTRALLPCRHVCVCDSCCSRLDNCPMCRTRILAYFLVAPEDSTSPRQDHPGGEADEMDPPSAWHRFSGTVNRMMGIENNQ, translated from the exons ATGGTTGCAATTCTCACAGCTGTACTGATGACTGCAGCAGAGATATCCAACATATTTTCAGCTGTTGGAGTTGTGATATGCTTTATTTGCATGGTCATCTTCATCATGCG aGTACAAGGAGACATGTTTGGCACCTCAGTAGTGCATGTGGCTCAGCCTCCCATAGCACAGATGGCTTACCAGAAAGTTGAAGTACCGTTTTCTGTGGGACTGCACATGGCACAAGATGCTTCATTCAGTG ATGTCCAGATTAAGGTTCGCAGTCAAGTAAACTATGCCCTACGGAGCTTCTGGGGGGTGCCGTCTGAGCGCCTCCACATGTTGCTCGCTGCACCCTGGACAGGCTTCTTTCTGCACTTGATGGAAGAACCATCAGTTGGTGCTGAGGTTGTTGATGAAATTCTAAG agAGGATGTCACTGAGTCTGCTGAGTCAGTGAAACACATCAGCCTTGCTCCTGATGCACCAGATCTGTCCCTGGGCTCTTCACCACGCAGGAAATATCCTTTGGTG GGGGCCCTGATTGCTATCATACACATCAAGGATGGGGAGTGCCAGGTGCCAACCTGTATCCTCCACCAGTATCTAAAGCAGTACTCGGGCCAGCTCACTAAGTTGGAG GCTCTTTATACACAAAGTAGCACAACCACTACCAGAGAGAGCACCAGACCTGAGGAAAATACtggggaagatgaggaagaagacattCCTATAGAGGAAGCTTGTGTAGTGTGTCAA ATCAAGAGGACAACACGGGCCTTGCTTCCCTGtcgacatgtgtgtgtgtgtgattcctgCTGCAGCCGTCTAGACAACTGTCCTATGTGTCGCACTCGCATCCTTGCCTATTTCCTTGTTGCTCCTGAGGACTCTACCAGTCCAAGACAAGACCACCcaggaggagaggcagatgAAATGGACCCTCCCTCAGCATGGCATCGTTTCAGTGGTACTGTGAATCGGATGATGGGGATTGAAAACAATCAGTGA
- the LOC135114667 gene encoding cell growth regulator with RING finger domain protein 1-like isoform X1, with the protein MVAILTAVLMTAAEISNIFSAVGVVICFICMVIFIMRVQGDMFGTSVVHVAQPPIAQMAYQKVEVPFSVGLHMAQDASFSDVQIKVRSQVNYALRSFWGVPSERLHMLLAAPWTGFFLHLMEEPSVGAEVVDEILREDVTESAESVKHISLAPDAPDLSLGSSPRRKYPLVVCVTRCDASQETDDSRVGALIAIIHIKDGECQVPTCILHQYLKQYSGQLTKLEALYTQSSTTTTRESTRPEENTGEDEEEDIPIEEACVVCQIKRTTRALLPCRHVCVCDSCCSRLDNCPMCRTRILAYFLVAPEDSTSPRQDHPGGEADEMDPPSAWHRFSGTVNRMMGIENNQ; encoded by the exons ATGGTTGCAATTCTCACAGCTGTACTGATGACTGCAGCAGAGATATCCAACATATTTTCAGCTGTTGGAGTTGTGATATGCTTTATTTGCATGGTCATCTTCATCATGCG aGTACAAGGAGACATGTTTGGCACCTCAGTAGTGCATGTGGCTCAGCCTCCCATAGCACAGATGGCTTACCAGAAAGTTGAAGTACCGTTTTCTGTGGGACTGCACATGGCACAAGATGCTTCATTCAGTG ATGTCCAGATTAAGGTTCGCAGTCAAGTAAACTATGCCCTACGGAGCTTCTGGGGGGTGCCGTCTGAGCGCCTCCACATGTTGCTCGCTGCACCCTGGACAGGCTTCTTTCTGCACTTGATGGAAGAACCATCAGTTGGTGCTGAGGTTGTTGATGAAATTCTAAG agAGGATGTCACTGAGTCTGCTGAGTCAGTGAAACACATCAGCCTTGCTCCTGATGCACCAGATCTGTCCCTGGGCTCTTCACCACGCAGGAAATATCCTTTGGTGGTTTGTGTTACACGATGTGATGCTTCACAGGAAACTGACGACAGCAGAGTG GGGGCCCTGATTGCTATCATACACATCAAGGATGGGGAGTGCCAGGTGCCAACCTGTATCCTCCACCAGTATCTAAAGCAGTACTCGGGCCAGCTCACTAAGTTGGAG GCTCTTTATACACAAAGTAGCACAACCACTACCAGAGAGAGCACCAGACCTGAGGAAAATACtggggaagatgaggaagaagacattCCTATAGAGGAAGCTTGTGTAGTGTGTCAA ATCAAGAGGACAACACGGGCCTTGCTTCCCTGtcgacatgtgtgtgtgtgtgattcctgCTGCAGCCGTCTAGACAACTGTCCTATGTGTCGCACTCGCATCCTTGCCTATTTCCTTGTTGCTCCTGAGGACTCTACCAGTCCAAGACAAGACCACCcaggaggagaggcagatgAAATGGACCCTCCCTCAGCATGGCATCGTTTCAGTGGTACTGTGAATCGGATGATGGGGATTGAAAACAATCAGTGA